GCTATTTCTCGTTGTATCAAGTGTTGGGGTTGTATCAACAACTGGCTTCTCGTTAGCGATGAGAAATCAAAAACAAGCAGCAGGAACAGCATCAGCTTTACTAGGTTTATTACAGTTCATTTCAGGAGCGCTTGTTGCACCGCTAGTAGGTATTGGCGGAAGTAATACAGCACTTCCTATGGGTGTTGTTATAGCTCTTTGTGAAATTGGTGCTGTGTTATGCTATTTATTCATGGCAAAAAGAAGTGAACAGCAGTTTGAACTGCAACAAAAACAAAATTTAGAGGCTTAACAAAAAAGAGCTGATTCAAACATTTCTCTGAATCAGCTCTTTTTTTCATTTCTTTGAAATAACTCATACATATTATTCATGATCGCATCATATAAGAAAGCAAGTTTATCCCATACCCAGCGGTTACTGTCGACCTCTTTCTCCCCGCAGTCAATAATATCAGTATGATCTGTAATTCTATATGCCCTCTCAACGATAATAGGAGCAATCTTCGGTATGCGTGGAATTTCTTTTAAGACATCTGCAAAATTTCCAATGTAGACATGACCGATAATCTCGATTGTTAATGATTTATCCGATATATTTAGCACAGTATGAAATTGATTTGTATGTTGTTGTTTTAAATATTGGGCTAACTTAAATGGAGCATGTTGCTTTTTTAATACGCGGCGAAGGTTTTCTGTGTTTTCAATATGAAGTGATCTTTCACGAATAAGGACACGAATATCTTCTCCCATAAAAGGTATTGTATTGTACATAGGTGATTCTCCTTAAAAACTTAACTACGCTTGCGTTATGCATATGTAAGTCTAGCGTGGTTTGTTCTCTATGAGTGCTTACAGTTTTGTAAGGTAGAGTAGTGAAGTGATGGAGAAGTTACTTGCATAAAGTGACGATAATGTGACAAAAATGTGGGTATATTTATTAAGAGATCATCTTAAGTGCAAAATTTAGGACGTTCTCGGTATAATAAAACAAGTGGAGATAAGAGAAACTGTAATTCGTAGTAGATGTAGATAAAAGGAGAATAAGAGATGAAGAAGGTTTTCGGTATTGCAATGCTTGGGGGTATGCTCCTTCTAGCGGGATGTAATGGAAATAAAGACACGAAAGATACGAAAGAACCGAAAGAAAAGGTAGAGCAATCTACTGAACAGACAGAAGATACGAAAGTGTATCGTGAGGTACATGAAAAGTATGATGCGAAGATGAACAAGGAAATTAATAAAGCGTTACAGTTATTTGAAGTGGCAAAAGAAAAGGGCGGTAAGGAAATAACTAATGCTAAATTTAAGGAAGACGTGCAAAATGTAACAACGGGCATGTTAGAAGATATAGATCATATGCGTAAAGAAATTCATGTACCGAAGTCGAAAGAACAAGAACATGAAATGTATGTTGGTTTCTTAAATGAATCAGAACAAGCGATGAAAAAATTACAGAAGTTAGCTAAAGAAGAAGATTCATCGTTGATTCGTGATATAGAAATTAATTTTTCAACAGCATCGACATACTATAAACGTTTTCAAACAGAAACGAAAAAATAACCTTGCGCATGCGCGAGGTTATTTTTTCTTCTTGCCATCTCCGTCTTCATCCTCGGATACTAATACCTTCTGTTCTTCGTGAAATTCTGAAATTGTTTGTCCAGTAATATTATCGAATGGAGTATAAAAAGAAGTGACACGTTTCTTCTTAATGAAGAGTTTGTAGAAGCCGATGATTACGAGTATGACAATTGTTAATGGCAATCCTATGGTGGCTAGAAGTAAGGGATCCATCTTATAACTCCTTTAAAGTAATTAATTTTATTATAAGTTAAAGTAGTGATTTTAAGAAATAATGCCATTAAAAACTGATTTTCCTAAATATATCCAATTAGATTGACTTTTCATTTTTTCAGAATTATAATTCAAAATATACAATTTGAACCAAATAATAATATAGCAATTTACTTATCCAGAGAGGTAGAGGGACTGGCCCTATGACACCTCAGCAGCGGGTTCTGAAAGATGAACACCGTGCTAATTCCAGCAAGCGAGTCTTGCAAGATAAGTGATGGGCATAGTTTTATTAAGCCTTGATCTTATTTTTTAAGATCAAGGCTTTTTGTGTTGTAAGAAGTGGAAAAGGAGTAATGGGAACAAATATGTCAATAAAACAAAGTAAATTCATTTGTTTAGGGGGTTATTGAAGTGTATGTTATTAAAAAACTATCGGTTATGGTGTTTACGCTATGGGTCATTACGACAGTAACATTTTTAATTATGCATATTATTCCAGGGGATCCATTTTCGTCAGATGCGAAAATCTTCCCTGAAGAAGTGATACAAAACATGAGAGCTAAGTATCACCTTGATGAA
This Bacillus mycoides DNA region includes the following protein-coding sequences:
- a CDS encoding DUF3951 domain-containing protein, which translates into the protein MDPLLLATIGLPLTIVILVIIGFYKLFIKKKRVTSFYTPFDNITGQTISEFHEEQKVLVSEDEDGDGKKKK